The genomic interval TCGCCGGGATGTGTGACCACGTCGCCGGGAGCGACGCGTCCCCGGACACGTGCCGCGTCGCGGGAACCCGCCTCGCCCGGGCCCGGGAGTGGGACGTCTTCGACCCGGCGGGCCTCGCGGCCCCGACGGAGCCGACGGTGCTCGACCTCGCCGGAGTGCCGGAGCGGGCGGCCAACGCCGTCGTCCGGGCCGTCGCGGCGGGGCTGTACGAGCGCCGGGTCGCGGACGAGGGACCGCTCCCGTGGCTCCTCGTGGACGAGGCCCACGCCTTCCTCGGCGGGGCGGCACGCCCGGCGCTCGACCGCCTGCTCACGCGGGGCCGCGCGCCGGGCGTCTCCGTCGTCCTCGCCACCCAGCGGCCCGACGCGCTCCCCGCGACCGCCGTCTCGCAGGCCGACCTGCTCGTCGCCCACCGGCTGACCGGCCGGGCCGACACCGGGGCCGTCGCCGGCGCGCGCGGCGCGTACGTGGACGGTCCCGTCGCGGACCGCATCCCGGCGGGCGTCGGCGAGGCGCTCGTCTTCGACGACGCGACGGAGCGCGCCCACGGCGTCCGGGTCGCCGAACGGGCGACGCCCCACGGCGGCGGCGCGCCGCGGCTCGGAACCGACGGCTACGAGTAGGTCGCCCCGGAGTCGTGGGTATGGACCGGGAGCGCGCGACGACGCTCGCGCTCGTCGCGGGGGGCGGGGCCGCGGGCGCGGTCTGTCGCCACGCCGTCGCCCTCGCGGCCGACGCGACGCTCCCCGCTGGGTTCCCCTTT from Halosegnis marinus carries:
- a CDS encoding ATP-binding protein; protein product: MTVIGRREGDGPALPLGRYRARDGSAGARVRLDCARPHAACVVGKRGSGKSNTLAVLAEGLCGVAGAVPVVVDPMGAFRGLRGAGATVREPRVRADAIPPAEWPGLVGLDATTGSGALVAAAARATGTLAGMCDHVAGSDASPDTCRVAGTRLARAREWDVFDPAGLAAPTEPTVLDLAGVPERAANAVVRAVAAGLYERRVADEGPLPWLLVDEAHAFLGGAARPALDRLLTRGRAPGVSVVLATQRPDALPATAVSQADLLVAHRLTGRADTGAVAGARGAYVDGPVADRIPAGVGEALVFDDATERAHGVRVAERATPHGGGAPRLGTDGYE